A window of Mangifera indica cultivar Alphonso chromosome 13, CATAS_Mindica_2.1, whole genome shotgun sequence contains these coding sequences:
- the LOC123194391 gene encoding CASP-like protein 2C1 has protein sequence MDKQKTEAFLRLCSILIFVLAGCLVRFDTQTKFIIFSKRKITFKDLNALQALVYAAFGAAGYNLLQLSRCTFFIICFHGNLSKSSYRYLAWICYLLDQLVVYLTFATNSTAIEQSMLVVTGMKEYQWAKWCYKYTRFCFQIGGAIFCSYVACCLMAFTTFLSAFNLFRLYSPNKFLCLKNA, from the exons ATCTTTGTGTTGGCGGGATGCTTAGTTCGATTCGATACTCAAACCAAGTTCATAATCTTTTCTAAGAGAAAAATTACGTTCAAGGATTTGAATGCTCTCCA AGCTTTGGTTTATGCTGCTTTCGGGGCTGCGGGATATAATCTTCTTCAATTGAGTAGATGCACTTTCTTTATAATTTGCTTTCATGGAAATTTGTCAAAGAGTTCTTACAGATATCTTGCTTGGATTTGTTACTTGTTGGACCAG TTAGTGGTTTACCTTACATTTGCGACCAACTCAACAGCAATTGAGCAATCAATGCTAGTAGTAACAGGGATGAAGGAATATCAGTGGGCAAAATGGTGCTACAAATACACAAGATTCTGCTTCCAGATCGGGGGAGCCATTTTCTGTTCCTATGTTGCTTGTTGTCTTATGGCTTTTACAACCTTCCTCTCTGCCTTCAATTTGTTTCGGCTCTATTCCCCCAACAAGTTCCTCTGCTTAAAAAACGCATGA